From Oryza brachyantha chromosome 9, ObraRS2, whole genome shotgun sequence, a single genomic window includes:
- the LOC102714318 gene encoding probable glucan endo-1,3-beta-glucosidase A6, producing the protein MAVPATVWALLLLAAFSCCHVVANGRSAAHGVGVNYGRVADDIPPPRRSVELLRAVGAGSVKIYDGNSSVLRALAGTGMRVSIMVPNEIIPGLAASAAAADRWVAENLVPYYPETRVKYLLVGNELLSDYSIANSTWPRIVPAMENLHASLRRRRISSVKISTTLAMDALSSGSFPRPPSAAEFRPDIAGAVVRPLLRFLNGTNSYYFVDAYPYFVWAGNNETVPLEYALFQGGGRYVDPGTGLTYTNMLDEMLDAVVVAMAKLGYGGVKLGIAETGWPNGGDYEQIGGNVHNAAIYNRNLAARMAKNPGTPARPGAKMPVFVFSLYNEDLKPGPGTERHWGLYYANGTAVYPIDLTGARPLWSYPPLPPPENDTPYKGPVWCVLADRGGKLNLTAVGDALAYACGQGNGTCATIQPGRECFQPNTTAAHASYAFNSYWQQLRKNGATCYFNNLAEETTKDPSHGSCKFHSSLD; encoded by the exons ATGGCCGTCCCCGCCACCGTTTgggccctcctcctcctcgccgccttctcctGTTGCCACG TGGTGGCGAACGGCAGGAGCGCCGCCCATGGCGTCGGGGTGAACTACGGGAGGGTGGCGGACGAcatcccgccgccgcggaggtcGGTGGAGCTGCTTCGCGCGGTGGGGGCCGGGTCGGTGAAGATCTACGACGGGAACTCCAGCGTGCTCCGCGCGCTGGCGGGGACGGGCATGCGGGTGTCCATCATGGTGCCCAACGAGATCATCCCGGGGCTCgccgcgtcggccgccgccgccgacaggtgggtGGCGGAGAACCTGGTGCCCTACTACCCGGAGACGCGGGTCAAGTACCTGCTCGTCGGCAACGAGCTGCTCTCCGACTACTCCATCGCCAACTCCACCTGGCCGCGCATCGTGCCGGCGATGGAGAACCTGCACGCGAGCCTCCGCAGGCGGCGGATCAGCAGCGTGAAGATTAGCACCACGCTCGCCATGGACGCGCTCTCGTCGGGGTCGTtcccgcggccgccgtcggccgcggAGTTCCGCCCCgacatcgccggcgccgtcgtgcgCCCGCTGCTCCGGTTCTTGAACGGGACCAACTCCTACTACTTCGTCGACGCCTACCCCTACTTCGTCTGGGCCGGCAACAACGAGACCGTCCCGCTCGAGTACGCGCTCTTCCAGGGCGGCGGCCGCTACGTCGACCCGGGAACGGGGCTCACATACACCAACATGCTCGACGAAATGCTCGATGCCGTGGTGGTCGCGATGGCGAAGCTGGGATACGGGGGCGTGAAGCTGGGCATCGCGGAGACCGGTTGGCCCAACGGCGGCGACTACGAGCAGATCGGCGGCAACGTCCACAACGCCGCCATCTACAACCGGAACCTCGCGGCGCGGATGGCCAAGAACCCCGgcacgccggcgcggccgggcGCGAAGATGCCGGTGTTCGTGTTCTCGCTCTACAACGAGGACCTCAAGCCGGGGCCGGGCACCGAGCGGCACTGGGGGCTGTACTACGCCAACGGCACGGCGGTGTACCCGATAGACCTCACCGGAGCGCGGCCGTTGTGGTCGtacccgccgctgccgccgccggagaacgACACGCCGTACAAGGGCCCCGTGTGGTGCGTGCTCGCCGACCGCGGCGGGAAGCTGAACTTGACGGCGGTGGGGGATGCGCTGGCGTACGCGTGCGGGCAGGGGAACGGAACGTGCGCCACCATCCAGCCCGGCCGGGAGTGCTTCCAGCCGAACaccacggcggcgcacgcCAGCTACGCCTTCAACTCGTACTGGCAGCAGCTGAGGAAGAACGGAGCAACATGCTACTTCAACAACCTCGCCGAGGAAACCACTAAAGATCCAA gCCATGGATCATGCAAGTTCCACAGTTCTTTGGACTAA
- the LOC102719984 gene encoding 60S ribosomal protein L32-1-like: MAVPLLTKKIVKKRVKQFKRPHSDRYIGLKTSWRRPKGIDSRVRRKFKGCTLMPNIGYGSDKKTRHYLPNKFKKFVVHNVSELELLMMHNRTYCAEIAHNVSTKKRKEIVERAAQLDIVVTNKLARLRSQEEE; encoded by the exons ATGGCGGTGCCGTTGCTGACGAAGAAGATCGTGAAGAAGCGGGTGAAGCAGTTCAAGAGGCCGCACAGCGACCGCTACATCGGCCTCAAG ACAAGCTGGCGCAGGCCAAAGGGTATTGACTCCCGTGTCAGGAGAAAGTTCAAAGGATGCACTTTGATGCCTAATATTGGCTATGGTTCTGACAAGAAGACGAGGCATTACCTTCCCAACAAATTCAAGAAGTTTGTCGTCCACAATGTCTCTGAGTTGGAGCTGCTTATGATGCACAACAG GACATACTGTGCTGAGATTGCCCACAACGTATCTACAAAGAAGCGCAAGGAGATTGTGGAGCGTGCTGCACAGCTTGATATCGTTGTCACTAACAAGCTCGCTAGGCTTCGCAGTCAGGAGGAGGAGTAA
- the LOC102714041 gene encoding peptidyl-prolyl cis-trans isomerase FKBP15-1-like codes for MAKPHPLLAAAAAALLLLVASAKKSGDVTELQIGVKHKPESCSIQAHKGDRVKVHYRGKLTDGTVFDSSFERGDPIEFELGTGQVIKGWDQGLLGMCVGEKRKLKIPSKLGYGAQGSPPTIPGGATLIFDTELVAVNGEPSSKSDDSEL; via the exons ATGGCGAAACCGCATCCTCTtctggccgccgcggcggccgcacTGCTACTTCTCGTCG CCTCCGCCAAGAAATCCGGCGACGTGACGGAGCTCCAGATCGGCGTCAAG CACAAGCCAGAATCCTGCAGCATTCAAGCTCACAAAGGCGACAGAGTTAAAGTTCACTACCGT GGAAAACTTACTGATGGAACAGTTTTTGACTCTAGCTTTGAAAGGGGCGACCCAATTGAATTTGAGCTGGGCACTGGCCAAGTGATTAAAG GATGGGATCAGGGACTTTTGGGCATGTGTGTTGGTGAGAAGAGGAAGCTGAAGATCCCTTCAAAGCTCGGCTATGGTGCTCAAGGATCACCACCAACCATTCCTG GTGGAGCAACTCTCATTTTTGACACAGAGCTTGTTGCTGTCAATGGTGAACCATCCAGCAAATCAGATGACAGCGAGCTTTAG
- the LOC102720266 gene encoding uncharacterized protein LOC102720266 isoform X2, which translates to MTDSCSETGLMNRTNDFDEIRKEVGRPAEREDSLDEYQDASPFLHQSDSEVGETVAEKSEFSIEEIKNLDSFSSGVSVAANEISVEIDGAWKEKSSGQPDMTDSGESEVGKDVGCHSDSRAELAEPTVKLESSDELSLNIYSDNTDMVDSNPNKTSDSSEFIDDMNGSTLLISDLESQSTCPRKVESLMEDSLDVLHIISEVSSSSEKQAGPANGESETENNSGNDFVQTEDELKLTNAVNTLTECPSQCKHVKDTLDVQLPVENSCLGDSVCSLDGHQSDHAVTNMDSMWGSDDEDICSEGIKAKGSELGFSCEERPQHVEQSDYIAAGNPFVVKPNGFSEEQVCSKEIGPEVPAIDQVCASQEHAALQMDQMSSTKNPFILDDTRSDDLFELATESYHSPNVAQSKQEVDFTPLPLDQLPFSDQTSIAKGQHSVISDNHILAISSASGNEPAVGTVDVSVSSTYPTKKISLHDAPVNHNKQEDGECVSGINFVPSQVSPPEFSTKSTSQDMNAVKTDENVNAPLEDISTKGMTASLSVDDVEEKKETEGTSVKEMDSIPKADNVEEEKLTDGTSAEMNAVHHTDDAEKKQSGDSVSRETSTLQNLQERQQQAEDTGAKGVPAVGSMGDTDVENQTENTDAKEMKAGCETYSADGKKQTNDTSTEETNENSPAQDACSKDTDTMQTRANAEEKNHTEDPALANQEGNKQNEDISLTAAKQNSERVHVPLKVLLAEASVETKEKKTTAKERVLSFRRRASKDDPSSAKSGSTPKAGADDNKYWSSPARLPENNAEKKSKPRRQPWMPFICCHSVH; encoded by the exons ATGACTGATTCCTGCAGTGAAACTGGCCTGATGAATCGCACAAATGATTTTGATGAAATTAGAAAAGAAG TTGGACGTCCAGCCGAACGAGAAGATAGTCTTGATGAGTACCAGGATGCATCCCCTTTTCTTCATCAATCAGATTCTGAAGTTGGTGAGACAGTAGCAGAGAAGTCAGAGTTTTCTATAGAAGAAATTAAGAATTTGGATAGTTTTTCATCAGGAGTGAGTGTAGCAGCAAATGAAATTTCTGTGGAAATTGATGGGGCATGGAAAGAAAAGTCATCTGGACAACCAGATATGACTGATTCTGGTGAATCCGAAGTTGGAAAAGATGTTGGATGCCATTCAGATAGTAGAGCTGAATTAGCTGAGCCTACCGTGAAGCTTGAGAGTTCAGATGAATTATCATTGAATATCTACAGTGATAATACTGATATGGTTGACAGCAATCCTAATAAGACATCTGACTCTAGCGAGTTTATTGATGATATGAATGGTTCAACTCTGCTTATTTCTGACCTAGAATCCCAATCTACGTGTCCCAGAAAGGTGGAAAGCTTAATGGAAGATAGCTTGGATGTTCTGCACATCATATCTGAAGTATCATCAAGTTCAGAAAAACAGGCAGGACCAGCTAATGGCGAATCTGAGACAGAAAATAATTCTGGAAATGACTTCGTGCAAACTGAAGATGAGTTGAAGCTCACTAATGCAGTAAATACTTTGACAGAGTGCCCTTCACAGTGCAAGCATGTTAAAGATACTTTAGATGTCCAGTTGCCTGTTGAGAATTCGTGCCTGGGTGATTCAGTATGTTCTTTAGATGGTCATCAGAGTGACCATGCTGTTACTAATATGGATAGTATGTGGGGTTCTGATGATGAAGATATTTGTAGTGAAGGGATTAAAGCAAAGGGCAGTGAGTTGGGTTTCTCTTGTGAGGAGAGGCCACAACATGTTGAGCAGTCAGATTATATAGCAGCTGGAAATCCTTTTGTAGTGAAGCCTAATGGATTCTCAGAAGAGCAAGTCTGCAGCAAAGAGATTGGCCCTGAGGTTCCTGCGATAGATCAAGTCTGTGCAAGTCAGGAGCATGCTGCCTTACAAATGGATCAAATGTCCTCCACCAAGAATCCATTCATTCTGGATGATACCAGGAGCGATGATTTATTTGAGCTTGCAACAGAGAGTTACCATTCACCAAATGTTGCTCAATCCAAGCAGGAAGTTGACTTCACACCTCTGCCACTGGACCAGCTGCCATTTTCTGACCAAACTAGCATTGCTAAAGGGCAGCACTCTGTCATCTCAG ATAATCACATACTAGCTATCTCAAGTGCCAGCGGAAATGAACCTGCAGTTGGCACAGTGGACGTGTCTGTCAGTAGCACTTATCCTACAAAGAAAATTTCCTTGCATGATGCCCCAGTGAACCATAACAAGCAGGAAGACGGAGAGTGTGTAAGTGGCATCAATTTTGTGCCGTCTCAAGTATCTCCACCAGAGTTTAGCACAAAGTCTACTTCTCAAGATATGAATGCTGTCAAGACAGATGAGAACGTGAATGCGCCGCTTGAAGATATAAGCACCAAGGGTATGACTGCATCACTGAGTGTAGATGAtgttgaagaaaagaaagagactGAAGGCACTAGTGTGAAGGAGATGGATTCAATACCCAAAGCAGACAACGTTGAAGAAGAGAAGCTGACTGATGGCACTAGTGCAGAGATGAATGCAGTACATCACACAGATGACGCTGAAAAGAAGCAGTCCGGTGACTCTGTTTCCAGGGAAACGAGTACTCTACAAAATTTACAAGAAAGGCAACAACAGGCTGAAGATACTGGTGCTAAGGGAGTGCCTGCAGTAGGCAGCATGGGAGATACTGATGTGGAGAACCAAACTGAAAACACTGATGCAAAGGAGATGAAGGCAGGATGTGAGACATACAGCGCTGACGGCAAGAAGCAGACTAATGACACAAGCACAGAGGAGACGAACGAAAACAGCCCGGCTCAAGACGCTTGCTCAAAGGACACAGACACCATGCAAACCAGAGCCAATGCCGAAGAGAAGAACCACACTGAAGACCCAGCTTTAGCTAACCAGGAGGGAAATAAGCAGAACGAAGACATCTCCCTCACAGCAGCGAAGCAGAACTCAGAGAGGGTCCATGTCCCTCTGAaggtcctcctcgccgaggcGAGCGTGGAGACGAAAGAGAAGAAGACGACCGCCAAGGAGCGGGTGCTGTCATTCAGGCGCCGAGCTTCGAAGGACGATCCATCTTCGGCGAAGTCTGGCTCCACCCCGAAGGCTGGTGCTGATGACAACAAGTACTGGAGCTCCCCTGCCAGACTGCCCGAGAACAATGCCGAGAAGAAATCCAAGCCAAGGAGGCAGCCATGGATGCCGTTCATCTGCTGCCACTCGGTACACTGA
- the LOC102720266 gene encoding uncharacterized protein LOC102720266 isoform X1 — protein MEGKESLSGGHLCHVCGYQYPNANPSAKLRRSHRKSCGKTPAAAAGADERKDDAAEAEPRNAVGEGLVPPGRGGGGGGGEPEENGSPGEANAGSASLGSAKGDADLVEVKESSEHTSLNVAGVQDMTDSCSETGLMNRTNDFDEIRKEVGRPAEREDSLDEYQDASPFLHQSDSEVGETVAEKSEFSIEEIKNLDSFSSGVSVAANEISVEIDGAWKEKSSGQPDMTDSGESEVGKDVGCHSDSRAELAEPTVKLESSDELSLNIYSDNTDMVDSNPNKTSDSSEFIDDMNGSTLLISDLESQSTCPRKVESLMEDSLDVLHIISEVSSSSEKQAGPANGESETENNSGNDFVQTEDELKLTNAVNTLTECPSQCKHVKDTLDVQLPVENSCLGDSVCSLDGHQSDHAVTNMDSMWGSDDEDICSEGIKAKGSELGFSCEERPQHVEQSDYIAAGNPFVVKPNGFSEEQVCSKEIGPEVPAIDQVCASQEHAALQMDQMSSTKNPFILDDTRSDDLFELATESYHSPNVAQSKQEVDFTPLPLDQLPFSDQTSIAKGQHSVISDNHILAISSASGNEPAVGTVDVSVSSTYPTKKISLHDAPVNHNKQEDGECVSGINFVPSQVSPPEFSTKSTSQDMNAVKTDENVNAPLEDISTKGMTASLSVDDVEEKKETEGTSVKEMDSIPKADNVEEEKLTDGTSAEMNAVHHTDDAEKKQSGDSVSRETSTLQNLQERQQQAEDTGAKGVPAVGSMGDTDVENQTENTDAKEMKAGCETYSADGKKQTNDTSTEETNENSPAQDACSKDTDTMQTRANAEEKNHTEDPALANQEGNKQNEDISLTAAKQNSERVHVPLKVLLAEASVETKEKKTTAKERVLSFRRRASKDDPSSAKSGSTPKAGADDNKYWSSPARLPENNAEKKSKPRRQPWMPFICCHSVH, from the exons ATGGAAGGGAAGGAGTCGCTGAGCGGGGGGCACCTCTGCCACGTGTGCGGGTACCAGTACCCCAACGCCAACCCCAGCGCCAAGCTCCGCCGCTCCCACCGGAAGAGCTGCGGGAAgacgccggccgcggcggcgggagcggacGAGCGGAAGGACGacgccgcggaggcggagccgcGCAATGCGGTGGGCGAGGGGCTCGTGCCACCAG gtagaggaggaggaggaggaggaggggagccgGAGGAGAATGGCAGCCCCGGCGAGGCGAATGCAGGCTCTGCATCGCTCGGATCTGCGAAAGGAGACGCTGATTTGGTGGAGGTCAAGGAGAGTTCAG AACACACTTCTCTAAATGTTGCTGGAGTTCAAGACATGACTGATTCCTGCAGTGAAACTGGCCTGATGAATCGCACAAATGATTTTGATGAAATTAGAAAAGAAG TTGGACGTCCAGCCGAACGAGAAGATAGTCTTGATGAGTACCAGGATGCATCCCCTTTTCTTCATCAATCAGATTCTGAAGTTGGTGAGACAGTAGCAGAGAAGTCAGAGTTTTCTATAGAAGAAATTAAGAATTTGGATAGTTTTTCATCAGGAGTGAGTGTAGCAGCAAATGAAATTTCTGTGGAAATTGATGGGGCATGGAAAGAAAAGTCATCTGGACAACCAGATATGACTGATTCTGGTGAATCCGAAGTTGGAAAAGATGTTGGATGCCATTCAGATAGTAGAGCTGAATTAGCTGAGCCTACCGTGAAGCTTGAGAGTTCAGATGAATTATCATTGAATATCTACAGTGATAATACTGATATGGTTGACAGCAATCCTAATAAGACATCTGACTCTAGCGAGTTTATTGATGATATGAATGGTTCAACTCTGCTTATTTCTGACCTAGAATCCCAATCTACGTGTCCCAGAAAGGTGGAAAGCTTAATGGAAGATAGCTTGGATGTTCTGCACATCATATCTGAAGTATCATCAAGTTCAGAAAAACAGGCAGGACCAGCTAATGGCGAATCTGAGACAGAAAATAATTCTGGAAATGACTTCGTGCAAACTGAAGATGAGTTGAAGCTCACTAATGCAGTAAATACTTTGACAGAGTGCCCTTCACAGTGCAAGCATGTTAAAGATACTTTAGATGTCCAGTTGCCTGTTGAGAATTCGTGCCTGGGTGATTCAGTATGTTCTTTAGATGGTCATCAGAGTGACCATGCTGTTACTAATATGGATAGTATGTGGGGTTCTGATGATGAAGATATTTGTAGTGAAGGGATTAAAGCAAAGGGCAGTGAGTTGGGTTTCTCTTGTGAGGAGAGGCCACAACATGTTGAGCAGTCAGATTATATAGCAGCTGGAAATCCTTTTGTAGTGAAGCCTAATGGATTCTCAGAAGAGCAAGTCTGCAGCAAAGAGATTGGCCCTGAGGTTCCTGCGATAGATCAAGTCTGTGCAAGTCAGGAGCATGCTGCCTTACAAATGGATCAAATGTCCTCCACCAAGAATCCATTCATTCTGGATGATACCAGGAGCGATGATTTATTTGAGCTTGCAACAGAGAGTTACCATTCACCAAATGTTGCTCAATCCAAGCAGGAAGTTGACTTCACACCTCTGCCACTGGACCAGCTGCCATTTTCTGACCAAACTAGCATTGCTAAAGGGCAGCACTCTGTCATCTCAG ATAATCACATACTAGCTATCTCAAGTGCCAGCGGAAATGAACCTGCAGTTGGCACAGTGGACGTGTCTGTCAGTAGCACTTATCCTACAAAGAAAATTTCCTTGCATGATGCCCCAGTGAACCATAACAAGCAGGAAGACGGAGAGTGTGTAAGTGGCATCAATTTTGTGCCGTCTCAAGTATCTCCACCAGAGTTTAGCACAAAGTCTACTTCTCAAGATATGAATGCTGTCAAGACAGATGAGAACGTGAATGCGCCGCTTGAAGATATAAGCACCAAGGGTATGACTGCATCACTGAGTGTAGATGAtgttgaagaaaagaaagagactGAAGGCACTAGTGTGAAGGAGATGGATTCAATACCCAAAGCAGACAACGTTGAAGAAGAGAAGCTGACTGATGGCACTAGTGCAGAGATGAATGCAGTACATCACACAGATGACGCTGAAAAGAAGCAGTCCGGTGACTCTGTTTCCAGGGAAACGAGTACTCTACAAAATTTACAAGAAAGGCAACAACAGGCTGAAGATACTGGTGCTAAGGGAGTGCCTGCAGTAGGCAGCATGGGAGATACTGATGTGGAGAACCAAACTGAAAACACTGATGCAAAGGAGATGAAGGCAGGATGTGAGACATACAGCGCTGACGGCAAGAAGCAGACTAATGACACAAGCACAGAGGAGACGAACGAAAACAGCCCGGCTCAAGACGCTTGCTCAAAGGACACAGACACCATGCAAACCAGAGCCAATGCCGAAGAGAAGAACCACACTGAAGACCCAGCTTTAGCTAACCAGGAGGGAAATAAGCAGAACGAAGACATCTCCCTCACAGCAGCGAAGCAGAACTCAGAGAGGGTCCATGTCCCTCTGAaggtcctcctcgccgaggcGAGCGTGGAGACGAAAGAGAAGAAGACGACCGCCAAGGAGCGGGTGCTGTCATTCAGGCGCCGAGCTTCGAAGGACGATCCATCTTCGGCGAAGTCTGGCTCCACCCCGAAGGCTGGTGCTGATGACAACAAGTACTGGAGCTCCCCTGCCAGACTGCCCGAGAACAATGCCGAGAAGAAATCCAAGCCAAGGAGGCAGCCATGGATGCCGTTCATCTGCTGCCACTCGGTACACTGA